A stretch of Mucilaginibacter terrae DNA encodes these proteins:
- a CDS encoding endo-1,4-beta-xylanase: MSKIAQKSLLAIAAITTLITTALTIKFQEREKGLKDVYKKYFPIGVAVTPRELKSEEAGLIQKEFASITPENAMKIGPIHPQENRFFWNDADSIVAFAQRNNLKVRGHTLCWHAQTPRWLFVDTAGKDVSKEVLLKRLHDHIHEVVTRYKGKIYAWDVVNEAIADDSTYLRKSKWYQICGEDFIAKAFEYAHEADPKAVLFYNDYNTEIPAKRDKILKLLKSLLAKKVPIHGVGLQAHWSVSTPSREELEKSIKEFSALGLQVQFTEMDISVYAGRQGGQLIQGQEQVANSTFTPEMEQQQMEKYKMIFDVFRQYRKQITGVTFWNVSDRYTWLNGRGRKNYPLLFDADLQPKKAYWEVVNFSK, from the coding sequence ATGAGTAAAATTGCTCAAAAAAGCTTGCTCGCTATTGCGGCTATAACAACTTTAATAACCACAGCCCTAACTATTAAATTTCAGGAGCGCGAAAAAGGCTTAAAAGATGTTTACAAAAAGTATTTCCCAATAGGTGTTGCTGTAACGCCACGGGAATTGAAAAGTGAAGAGGCGGGCCTTATTCAAAAAGAATTTGCCAGCATAACGCCCGAAAATGCGATGAAGATAGGGCCTATTCATCCGCAGGAGAATCGCTTTTTTTGGAACGATGCGGATAGTATAGTTGCATTTGCACAGCGCAACAATTTAAAAGTTCGTGGGCATACCTTATGCTGGCATGCACAAACCCCTCGCTGGCTTTTTGTTGATACTGCCGGTAAAGATGTTAGTAAAGAAGTATTACTAAAACGTTTGCACGATCACATACATGAGGTAGTTACCCGTTACAAAGGCAAAATATATGCTTGGGATGTAGTTAATGAGGCTATTGCCGATGATTCAACTTACCTGCGTAAATCAAAATGGTACCAGATATGCGGCGAGGACTTTATTGCCAAAGCATTTGAATATGCGCACGAAGCCGATCCTAAAGCTGTACTTTTCTACAACGATTATAACACTGAAATTCCAGCAAAACGTGATAAAATATTAAAATTGCTAAAAAGCCTTTTAGCCAAGAAAGTACCTATACATGGGGTGGGTTTGCAGGCACACTGGTCTGTATCAACCCCAAGCCGTGAGGAACTCGAAAAATCGATCAAAGAATTTTCGGCTTTGGGCTTGCAGGTGCAGTTTACCGAGATGGATATCTCTGTTTATGCAGGAAGACAGGGTGGACAGCTAATTCAAGGCCAGGAGCAGGTTGCTAATTCAACATTTACACCTGAGATGGAACAGCAGCAAATGGAAAAATATAAAATGATATTTGACGTGTTTCGCCAGTACCGCAAGCAAATTACCGGGGTAACTTTTTGGAATGTATCTGACCGTTACACCTGGCTTAATGGCAGGGGACGCAAAAACTATCCGCTGTTATTTGATGCCGATCTGCAACCTAAAAAGGCGTATTGGGAAGTAGTGAATTTTTCAAAATAA